The Anolis carolinensis isolate JA03-04 chromosome 2, rAnoCar3.1.pri, whole genome shotgun sequence genome has a window encoding:
- the LOC100553256 gene encoding uncharacterized protein LOC100553256: MEQKAKASQAKGKGKGTHWGFHEIQDLLDIWGEKKVQDALRAVHINIDVFEEIAEQMRKRGRSRTAEECRNKTKAMRLEYKRVQAHNKCLGNARKTCAFYAKLENILKGDASIDRPRLLRSCPVQREELPLTQDLDVTTLEETCSQKSVLDTQAASPSLITAEEEADGDVSEPVNVHVPPALVGSPSVTPTTEAEGEGEPGTLNQSQQLPEQERKDPLEKAALSPATRLQNLRTRRRGVRRGENIAMAIMQNANEQARLQREAMREDISKDRQILLSFFHYFEEESRVSQQRFDAIEKLIRDVLEQSRVKKQCCTHTTTCNTATMQEQQDSVARSQSGATANKRGNQASRNSLAPKRLFPEDRHRIAPPCQTDIDMASTSAVCHVQPLPDLFRGVSQGETPPISKPVTTYITEPAPVSSQLAEARRKLSDALHAENTEGTRKGERERKKKPYTP, translated from the exons ATGGAACAGAAAGCCAAAGCATCACAAgcgaaaggaaaaggaaagggtacCCACTGGGGGTTCCATGAAATCCAAGATTTGCTTGATATTTGGGGGGAGAAAAAAGTGCAGGATGCCCTGAGAGCGGTCCATATAAACATAGATGTGTTTGAAGAAATAGCAGAACAGATGCGGAAAAGGGGCCGCAGTCGAACTGCTGAGGAGTGCCGCAACAAAACAAAGGCAATGAGGCTTGAGTACAAGAGGGTACAGGCACATAACAAATGCTTGGGAAACGCTCGCAAAACATGTGCATTTTACGCCAAGCTAGAAAACATTCTCAAAGGAGATGCAAGCATTGACCGTCCCAGGCTCTTAAGAAGTTGTCCAGTCCAAAGAGAGGAACTTCCTCTGACCCAAGATTTGGATGTAACCACTTTGGAAGAGACATGTTCCCAGAAGTCAGTACTGGATACACAAGCTGCTAGTCCTTCACTGATTACCGCGGAAG AAGAAGCAGATGGAGATGTTTCAGAACCGGTGAATGTCCATGTTCCACCTGCCCTTGTGGGATCTCCTTCAGTGACACCCACAACTGAAGCTGAAGGTGAGGGAGAACCAGGGACCCTGAACCAAAGCCAGCAGTTACCTGAACAAGAAA GAAAGGACCCCCTGGAAAAGGCAGCACTATCTCCTGCCACACGTTTACAGAATCTAAGGACCAGAAGACGAGGTGTTAGACGGGGTGAAAATATCGCTATGGCAATCATGCAGAATGCTAACGAGCAGGCCAGGCTGCAGCGCGAAGCCATGCGTGAGGACATCTCCAAGGACAGGCAGATACTTCTTAGCTTTTTTCATTACTTTGAGGAGGAGAGTAGAGTGTCCCAACAGAGGTTCGATGCAATAGAGAAACTGATACGTGATGTTTTGGAACAATCACGAGTGAAGAAGCAGTGTTGCACACATACTACAACTTGTAATACAGCGACAATGCAGGAGCAACAAGATTCCGTAGCTAGATCTCAGTCCGGTGCAACAGCAAATAAGAGGGGCAATCAAGCATCCAGAAATAGTCTCGCACCCAAAAGATTGTTCCCTGAAGATAGACATAGAATTGCACCACCCTGCCAGACTGATATTGACATGGCCAGTACTAGTGCGGTTTGCCATGTGCAACCACTCCCTGATCTTTTCAGGGGAGTGAGCCAAGGAGAGACTCCCCCCATCAGCAAACCTGTCACAACATACATTACGGAACCAGCACCTGTATCTAGCCAGCTGGCTGAGGCACGGAGAAAGCTGTCTGATGCCTTGCATGCCGAGAACACAGAGGGGACAAGGAAGggtgaaagggaaaggaagaagaagccgTACACCCCTTAG